One window of the Candidatus Binatia bacterium genome contains the following:
- a CDS encoding heavy metal translocating P-type ATPase, which yields MMEVEFDPVCGMTVSDPSRAKSATHQGRTYYFCSDRCHAKFTADPAAILSGTADSDVPADAVFTCPMHPEIEQIGPGTCPLCGMALEPKDAAAAATEDEESPELLEMRRRFRVCLVPAAIVFFVSMSEMLPGEPVQKALPWTWLAWGQFALTTPVVLWGAAPFFVRAWQALQAGRANMFTLISMGVGAAYGYSVFATVFPAAVPGAHGEGPPLYFEAAGMITVLVLIGQVIELRARHQTGAAVRSLLALAAKSARRVLEDGTEEDIPIEDVGAGDRLRVRPGEKVPVDGTVLEGSSSIDESMVSGEPIPVEKTSGARVVGATVNGTGSFIMRAERVGRDTLLAQIVQMVGQAQRSRAPIDRLADIVSGYFVPTVLLISIATFAVWFSVGPEPKFAHALVNAIAVLIIACPCALGLATPMSVMVGVGRGATAGVLVKNAEALETLEKVDTLIVDKTGTLTEGKPRLVAVTPADGVDEAELLSRAASLERGSEHPLAAAIVGGANERGVALSAVDDFRAITGKGVRGRIDGEDVALGNEAMMAEIGVDAPSAAADEARASGQTVMFVARGGRFEGLIGVADPLKPTTAQAIEELHAAGLRVVMLTGDNSTTAQAVARELGLDQVEADVLPDGKADVVARFQEQGHIVAMAGDGVNDAPALARAHVGIAMGTGTDVAIQSSGVTLVKGDLLGIVRARRLSEATMGNIRQNLLFAFLYNSLGVPVAAGVLYPFLGLLLNPMVASAAMSLSSVSVIGNALRLRRAKLG from the coding sequence ATGATGGAGGTCGAGTTCGATCCCGTTTGCGGGATGACGGTGTCTGATCCGAGCCGCGCGAAGTCGGCGACCCATCAGGGGCGGACCTACTACTTCTGCAGCGATCGGTGTCACGCGAAGTTCACGGCGGACCCTGCGGCGATTCTCTCGGGAACCGCCGACAGCGATGTCCCGGCCGACGCGGTCTTCACGTGCCCGATGCACCCGGAGATCGAGCAGATCGGCCCCGGTACCTGTCCACTGTGCGGGATGGCGCTCGAGCCCAAGGATGCCGCAGCCGCTGCGACGGAAGACGAAGAGAGTCCGGAGCTTCTGGAAATGCGCCGGCGCTTCCGGGTCTGCCTGGTCCCGGCGGCCATCGTGTTCTTCGTCTCTATGTCGGAGATGCTCCCGGGCGAGCCGGTGCAGAAGGCATTGCCGTGGACGTGGCTCGCGTGGGGCCAATTCGCGCTCACCACGCCGGTGGTCCTCTGGGGTGCGGCTCCCTTCTTCGTGCGCGCCTGGCAGGCTCTGCAGGCGGGTCGCGCGAACATGTTCACGCTGATCTCCATGGGTGTGGGGGCTGCGTACGGCTACAGCGTCTTCGCCACCGTGTTCCCCGCAGCGGTCCCGGGCGCGCACGGAGAAGGCCCGCCGCTGTACTTCGAAGCGGCTGGGATGATCACCGTGCTGGTCCTCATCGGTCAGGTGATCGAGCTCCGCGCGCGTCATCAGACCGGGGCGGCAGTGCGCTCTCTTCTCGCTCTGGCAGCGAAGAGCGCTCGGCGAGTTCTCGAGGACGGCACCGAGGAGGATATCCCCATCGAGGACGTCGGCGCGGGAGACCGGCTGCGCGTGCGGCCGGGCGAGAAGGTGCCGGTGGACGGCACGGTGCTCGAGGGAAGCAGCTCGATCGACGAATCGATGGTGAGCGGCGAGCCGATCCCGGTCGAGAAGACGTCGGGCGCCCGGGTCGTGGGCGCGACGGTCAACGGTACTGGTAGCTTCATCATGCGCGCCGAGCGGGTTGGGCGCGACACGCTGCTCGCACAGATCGTTCAGATGGTGGGGCAGGCGCAGCGCTCGCGTGCGCCGATCGACCGGCTCGCCGATATCGTCTCCGGCTACTTCGTTCCCACCGTCTTGCTGATCTCGATAGCGACGTTCGCGGTGTGGTTCTCGGTCGGTCCCGAACCGAAGTTCGCTCATGCACTCGTGAATGCGATAGCGGTCCTCATCATCGCCTGCCCGTGCGCGCTCGGCTTGGCGACGCCCATGTCCGTCATGGTAGGGGTCGGTCGCGGCGCGACGGCCGGTGTCCTGGTCAAGAACGCCGAGGCTCTCGAAACGCTCGAGAAGGTCGACACGCTCATCGTCGACAAGACGGGGACGCTCACCGAGGGAAAGCCCCGACTTGTCGCCGTGACGCCCGCAGACGGCGTCGACGAGGCGGAGCTTCTCTCTCGCGCCGCCAGCCTCGAGCGCGGAAGCGAGCATCCGCTCGCCGCCGCAATCGTGGGCGGCGCGAACGAGCGCGGCGTCGCGCTGAGCGCGGTGGACGACTTCCGCGCGATTACGGGCAAGGGTGTTCGCGGCCGGATCGACGGGGAAGACGTGGCCCTGGGCAACGAGGCGATGATGGCGGAGATCGGGGTCGACGCGCCCTCGGCTGCGGCCGACGAGGCGCGGGCCAGCGGTCAGACTGTGATGTTCGTCGCCAGAGGCGGACGCTTCGAGGGGCTCATCGGCGTTGCCGACCCGTTGAAGCCGACGACCGCTCAGGCGATCGAGGAGCTTCACGCGGCCGGGCTTCGTGTCGTCATGCTGACCGGCGACAACAGTACCACCGCGCAGGCGGTAGCGCGCGAGCTCGGCCTCGATCAGGTCGAGGCCGACGTTCTCCCCGACGGGAAGGCGGATGTCGTTGCACGCTTCCAGGAACAGGGCCACATCGTGGCGATGGCCGGCGACGGGGTGAATGACGCGCCGGCGCTCGCACGCGCCCACGTCGGCATCGCGATGGGCACGGGGACCGACGTCGCCATCCAAAGCTCCGGCGTGACCCTGGTGAAGGGGGATCTGCTCGGCATTGTTCGCGCCCGGCGACTCAGCGAGGCGACGATGGGGAACATTCGGCAGAACCTGCTCTTCGCGTTTCTGTACAACTCACTCGGCGTGCCCGTCGCGGCCGGAGTGCTGTATCCGTTCCTCGGTCTCTTGCTGAATCCGATGGTTGCGAGTGCGGCGATGAGTCTCAGTTCGGTGTCCGTCATCGGGAACGCCTTGCGGCTGCGCAGGGCGAAGCTGGGTTAG
- a CDS encoding CoA transferase, with product MTRTGPLVGLRVLDFTRGRAGALTGMLLADYGAEVLRIEPPGGDPLWDELPGYPVWHRGKEIVEIDLALPSAREAIAKRLPVADVMIESLRPGVLDAAGLGFDSIEAMAPRLIYASISGFGPAGADAKVPGYEALVQARLGLPSYQGAPHGRPAICTYPAGSFGAGLLAVIGILAALHQRERTGRGQRVETSLVDGVLAQLVMTLIQPVGEEVSVPPVSGGVPTLTIYRCGDGGYLQIHLGARGALDRLFEATGLRADDFVHADTGRHFTGDPAGGERFRAALAEVLATRSRDEWVQRFTDADVPIAACLAPGEALDHPQTAALEMTTELRDPLLGPITSVAPPIRFDGSPGGLPGAALQRGMPRNPEAALRHTGWLTAEEVAAAEQPRLGEQHGDAEAAAVSAESPAGPTDATTEIAPLDDLRVLDFGMFAAGPYAAMLLGELGADVIKIEPPGGDTMRPNARPFSGLHRGKRGLALNLKSPSAGPIVAKLVGGADVLLHNFRPGVAERLGLGWDAQSAKRPSLIHFHSTGYGTSGPMAALPGFDQIYQAVCGMSVAQGGEGQAPEQVAGAPLDCLNALLTTAGVLMALHHRDRTGEGQHAECAQLAAGLFALSEVYRTANGISDAGRLDHDRRALGDGYRIVAAQDGWLFVCCGDEEARDRLRALPREGEVIDWAAHSVEHWITTLAAADIAASRVRDTFDGSLLEDPLLVDAARVVEVQDPALGPVRQAGRFVRFSDAVLPEPSGGPGLGQHSREILRELGIEEEETSRLVADGVVGERGGA from the coding sequence ATGACTCGAACCGGTCCTCTCGTCGGGCTTCGTGTGCTCGATTTCACCCGGGGGCGTGCGGGTGCCCTGACCGGCATGCTGCTCGCGGACTACGGCGCCGAGGTGCTGCGGATCGAGCCTCCCGGCGGCGATCCGCTGTGGGACGAGCTTCCGGGCTACCCGGTCTGGCACCGGGGGAAAGAGATCGTGGAGATCGATCTCGCGCTGCCGTCGGCTCGCGAGGCCATCGCCAAGCGCCTTCCGGTGGCAGACGTGATGATCGAGAGCCTGCGTCCCGGCGTGCTCGACGCCGCCGGCCTCGGGTTCGATTCGATCGAGGCGATGGCCCCGCGGCTGATCTACGCATCGATCTCCGGTTTCGGCCCGGCTGGCGCCGACGCGAAGGTACCCGGCTACGAAGCTCTCGTGCAGGCCCGGCTGGGTCTCCCGTCCTACCAAGGCGCGCCCCACGGCCGTCCGGCGATCTGCACCTACCCGGCAGGTAGCTTCGGCGCGGGTCTGCTGGCGGTGATCGGGATCCTCGCGGCCCTGCACCAGCGCGAACGCACCGGGCGCGGACAGCGGGTCGAAACGTCCCTGGTCGACGGTGTTCTCGCGCAGCTCGTCATGACGCTGATCCAGCCCGTCGGCGAGGAGGTGAGTGTACCTCCCGTCTCCGGTGGCGTGCCGACGCTCACGATCTATCGGTGCGGCGACGGGGGCTACCTCCAGATCCACCTGGGCGCCCGCGGTGCGCTGGATCGGTTGTTCGAGGCGACGGGGCTGCGTGCGGACGACTTCGTGCATGCCGACACTGGCCGGCACTTTACGGGCGATCCCGCCGGTGGGGAGCGATTCCGAGCCGCGTTGGCGGAGGTGCTCGCGACGCGCTCTCGCGACGAGTGGGTCCAACGCTTCACCGATGCCGACGTTCCGATCGCAGCGTGCCTCGCCCCGGGAGAGGCGCTCGATCATCCGCAGACCGCGGCGCTGGAGATGACGACCGAACTACGCGATCCACTGCTCGGCCCGATCACCAGCGTTGCGCCACCGATCCGCTTCGACGGATCGCCCGGTGGACTGCCGGGGGCGGCGTTACAACGCGGGATGCCGCGGAATCCCGAAGCCGCGCTGCGGCACACGGGTTGGCTCACCGCGGAAGAAGTCGCCGCTGCCGAGCAGCCCCGGTTGGGCGAGCAGCACGGTGATGCCGAGGCCGCCGCCGTCTCCGCCGAGAGCCCGGCGGGACCGACGGATGCGACGACCGAGATCGCGCCGCTCGATGACCTTCGGGTGCTCGACTTCGGCATGTTCGCAGCCGGGCCCTACGCGGCGATGCTCCTCGGCGAGCTCGGCGCGGACGTGATCAAGATCGAGCCGCCCGGCGGCGACACGATGCGGCCGAACGCGCGCCCCTTCTCGGGCCTCCACCGTGGCAAGCGCGGTCTCGCACTGAACCTCAAGAGTCCCTCAGCGGGGCCCATCGTCGCAAAGCTGGTCGGGGGTGCCGACGTGCTGCTGCACAACTTCCGACCGGGCGTCGCCGAGCGGCTTGGGTTGGGCTGGGACGCGCAGTCCGCGAAGCGGCCCTCGCTGATTCACTTCCACAGCACCGGGTACGGGACATCGGGGCCGATGGCCGCCCTGCCGGGCTTCGATCAAATCTACCAGGCGGTCTGCGGGATGTCGGTCGCACAGGGCGGCGAGGGTCAGGCGCCCGAGCAGGTCGCCGGAGCGCCGCTCGATTGCCTCAATGCGCTCCTCACGACCGCCGGTGTCCTCATGGCGCTGCATCACCGTGACCGCACGGGAGAGGGGCAGCACGCGGAGTGCGCGCAACTCGCCGCGGGCTTGTTCGCCTTGTCCGAGGTCTATCGCACCGCCAACGGAATCTCGGATGCCGGGAGATTGGACCACGACCGTCGAGCGCTGGGGGACGGTTACCGGATCGTCGCCGCGCAGGATGGGTGGTTGTTCGTCTGCTGCGGAGACGAGGAGGCGCGAGATCGTCTGCGCGCATTGCCGCGCGAGGGCGAAGTCATCGATTGGGCAGCTCACTCAGTGGAGCACTGGATCACGACGCTCGCTGCGGCCGACATCGCCGCGTCCCGCGTTCGCGACACGTTCGACGGGAGTCTTCTGGAGGATCCACTCCTGGTCGACGCGGCGCGCGTGGTCGAGGTGCAGGACCCGGCGCTCGGCCCTGTTCGCCAAGCCGGGCGCTTCGTGCGCTTCTCCGACGCGGTCCTTCCGGAACCTTCCGGTGGCCCCGGTCTGGGACAACACAGCCGAGAGATCCTGCGGGAGCTCGGAATCGAGGAAGAGGAGACGAGCCGGCTCGTTGCGGACGGCGTCGTCGGAGAGAGGGGGGGAGCATGA
- a CDS encoding acyl-CoA dehydrogenase family protein, translating into MATIQTSGEVYATPEHQSFRDLVRRFVQEELAPRAREFDEAGRIDKALYRRMGELGLLGIRYDPRWGGGGLDWSFSAILFEELGFSDNAGVSLGISVQTDMATPSLHQFGTDELRESVLVPAIRGEMVGAIAVTEPDAGSDVAGIKTRAIRDGDDWVINGSKLYITNAATADFLCLLAVTDPEAGYGGFSQIVVPTDSAGFSYELLDKIGNRGSDTGLLFFDDVRVPVSNTIGDVGRGFQQQMMQFQDERLVAAVQANASAEHIWEVTRDWCKQRVVFGKPLAKMQVTQFKLVEMLARITSDREMIHSCVRRRVRGEDATKEISMAKLLVGRTSRVVADECIQLHGGFGYMRESAAGRNFVDSRLTSIGGGADEVMLQYLGKMIGL; encoded by the coding sequence ATGGCGACCATTCAGACGAGTGGCGAGGTCTACGCGACTCCCGAGCACCAATCCTTTCGAGACCTCGTTCGACGCTTCGTTCAAGAGGAGCTCGCTCCGCGCGCGCGTGAGTTCGACGAGGCCGGGCGGATCGACAAGGCGCTTTACCGCCGCATGGGCGAGCTCGGGCTCCTCGGGATCCGCTACGATCCACGCTGGGGCGGGGGTGGCCTTGATTGGTCGTTCAGTGCGATTCTGTTCGAGGAGCTGGGTTTCTCGGACAATGCAGGGGTCTCGCTCGGAATCAGTGTCCAGACGGACATGGCGACGCCATCGCTCCACCAGTTCGGAACGGACGAGCTTCGCGAGAGCGTGCTGGTCCCCGCAATTCGCGGCGAGATGGTGGGCGCTATCGCGGTGACCGAGCCTGACGCCGGGTCGGATGTCGCCGGAATCAAGACCCGCGCGATCCGGGACGGCGACGATTGGGTAATCAACGGCAGCAAGCTCTACATCACCAACGCCGCGACCGCGGACTTCCTCTGCCTGCTTGCGGTCACCGATCCGGAGGCCGGCTACGGCGGCTTCTCCCAGATTGTCGTCCCGACTGACAGCGCGGGCTTCAGCTACGAGCTCCTCGACAAGATCGGAAATCGGGGCTCCGACACCGGGCTGCTCTTCTTTGACGACGTACGCGTCCCAGTAAGCAATACGATCGGGGACGTCGGTCGCGGCTTTCAGCAACAGATGATGCAGTTTCAGGACGAGCGTCTCGTGGCTGCCGTGCAAGCCAACGCGAGTGCCGAGCACATCTGGGAAGTGACGAGAGATTGGTGCAAGCAGCGCGTGGTCTTCGGCAAGCCGCTCGCCAAGATGCAGGTCACTCAGTTCAAGCTCGTCGAGATGTTGGCGCGCATTACCTCGGACCGGGAGATGATCCACTCGTGTGTGCGCCGTCGTGTTCGCGGAGAAGACGCGACAAAGGAGATCTCGATGGCGAAGCTTCTGGTCGGGCGCACGAGCCGCGTCGTGGCCGATGAGTGCATCCAGCTGCACGGGGGCTTCGGCTACATGCGCGAGAGCGCGGCCGGTCGGAACTTCGTCGATTCGCGACTGACGAGCATCGGCGGAGGCGCCGACGAAGTAATGCTGCAGTACCTCGGGAAGATGATCGGCCTCTAA
- a CDS encoding SDR family oxidoreductase, whose protein sequence is MDLKGRTCIITGATSGIGEATATELAGLGATLGLLCRDEKKGRRTLEALRAKTGNDALHLFRADLASQADIRNVAGEILSTFDEIHLLVNNAGVVNVSYTETVDGIENTFAVNHLAYFLLTNLLLERVRASAPARIVNVASDAHKFVGGLNFDDLQHREKYASMRAYGRSKLANILFTKELAKRLEGSGVTVNAVHPGAVATGLGGNNGAWAKAIMKVVGLFFNSPAKGAATSLFAATSPDLEGVSGRYYAKCKEVAPTAGARDDDAAARLWTISEEMTGLATSSASVGQ, encoded by the coding sequence ATGGATCTCAAAGGAAGGACCTGCATCATCACGGGAGCGACCTCGGGCATAGGCGAGGCTACCGCGACCGAGCTCGCGGGCCTCGGCGCGACCCTGGGCCTGCTCTGCCGCGATGAGAAAAAGGGCCGTCGCACCCTCGAGGCCCTCCGGGCAAAGACGGGCAACGACGCGCTGCACCTATTTCGTGCCGACCTGGCGTCCCAGGCCGACATCCGCAACGTCGCCGGCGAGATCCTTTCGACGTTCGACGAGATTCACCTGCTGGTGAACAACGCCGGCGTGGTGAACGTCTCCTACACCGAGACCGTCGACGGGATCGAAAATACATTTGCCGTCAATCACCTCGCGTACTTTCTGCTCACGAACCTGCTTCTCGAGCGGGTTCGCGCGAGCGCGCCGGCCCGAATCGTGAACGTGGCGTCGGACGCGCACAAGTTCGTCGGCGGATTGAACTTCGACGACCTCCAGCACCGGGAGAAGTACGCATCGATGCGGGCCTACGGACGCTCCAAGCTCGCGAACATCCTGTTCACCAAAGAGCTGGCAAAGCGCCTCGAGGGCTCCGGCGTCACCGTGAACGCGGTGCACCCGGGGGCCGTGGCCACGGGCCTGGGAGGCAACAACGGTGCCTGGGCAAAGGCGATCATGAAAGTGGTCGGGCTGTTCTTCAACAGTCCTGCGAAGGGCGCAGCCACATCGTTGTTCGCAGCGACGTCTCCGGACCTCGAAGGTGTGAGCGGCCGCTACTACGCAAAATGCAAAGAAGTGGCTCCGACTGCCGGCGCGCGCGACGACGACGCGGCGGCGCGCCTCTGGACGATCAGTGAAGAGATGACGGGCCTCGCCACGTCGTCCGCATCGGTTGGGCAGTAG
- a CDS encoding site-2 protease family protein: MSPDLQLVVVKVVALLFAVSFHESAHGYVAWKCGDPTAKDLGRISLNPLKHIDPIGSVVLPAILAFSGGPVFGWAKPVPVAINRTREPRRANLLISAAGPASNLLLAAAFAAVVFALRPAGAPGVVPEGILFEFAFFSVVVNVVLAVFNLIPIPPLDGFGVLESLLPPSMAGSVQWMRKYGMIFLVIMIFSGGLSSVLGPPLNLVYRWMLGL; encoded by the coding sequence ATGTCGCCGGATCTCCAACTCGTCGTCGTCAAGGTCGTCGCCTTGCTCTTTGCCGTCTCGTTCCACGAATCGGCCCACGGCTATGTCGCGTGGAAGTGCGGCGACCCGACCGCGAAGGACCTCGGCCGGATCAGCCTCAACCCGCTGAAGCACATCGACCCCATCGGAAGTGTGGTCCTACCCGCCATCCTGGCGTTCTCGGGCGGGCCAGTGTTCGGCTGGGCGAAGCCGGTTCCGGTCGCGATCAACCGAACACGGGAACCTCGCAGAGCGAACCTCCTGATCTCGGCCGCTGGGCCGGCGTCAAACCTCCTCCTCGCCGCGGCCTTCGCCGCAGTCGTGTTCGCACTTCGTCCGGCCGGCGCCCCGGGAGTCGTCCCCGAGGGGATCCTGTTCGAGTTCGCGTTCTTCTCGGTCGTGGTGAACGTCGTGCTCGCCGTGTTCAACCTCATCCCGATCCCGCCCCTCGACGGGTTCGGAGTGCTGGAGAGTCTCCTTCCGCCTTCCATGGCCGGGTCGGTCCAGTGGATGCGGAAGTACGGGATGATCTTCCTGGTCATCATGATCTTCAGCGGAGGGCTCAGCTCCGTACTCGGCCCGCCCCTGAACCTCGTCTATCGTTGGATGCTTGGTCTCTAG
- a CDS encoding AMIN domain-containing protein: MKRPVAMRLSVVLCLVFLTASPIRAEAPRLSAISVKTERAETVVRLAIEDGQARPSVHMLADHRLIMDLPGVVPALPSHRLDAASGQLLRIRVGVHTEPETRTRVVFDLSGPTAYSVRFTATGLDVRLRAPGSEPAEAAAAESIPEPTETAVPTATPSPRATATPSPTAAPTASPSPSPAPTATPSPAPELATQGNAKPAAAVPASEPVSPGSVTIDFRKADVRTVIGLIANVGGYDVIFTPEVKGLITIQIIDGPWEEALDEVLEKKYLRATRHADLILVSPGRWD, from the coding sequence ATGAAGCGGCCCGTAGCGATGCGTCTGAGCGTTGTGCTCTGTTTGGTTTTCCTCACGGCGAGCCCGATCCGCGCGGAGGCCCCTCGACTGAGCGCAATCTCGGTTAAAACGGAGCGCGCCGAAACGGTCGTGCGCCTCGCCATCGAGGACGGCCAGGCGCGACCCAGCGTTCACATGCTGGCCGACCACCGACTGATCATGGATCTGCCCGGAGTGGTGCCTGCGCTCCCGAGCCACCGGCTCGACGCCGCGAGCGGGCAGCTACTCCGCATCCGGGTGGGTGTCCACACGGAACCCGAGACACGCACGCGCGTCGTCTTCGACCTGAGCGGCCCGACCGCCTACTCTGTCCGCTTCACGGCGACCGGGCTGGACGTGCGCCTTCGTGCCCCCGGCTCGGAGCCGGCAGAGGCCGCGGCTGCGGAATCGATCCCGGAGCCGACAGAGACTGCGGTACCGACCGCAACACCGTCGCCTCGCGCCACCGCAACCCCGAGCCCGACTGCGGCCCCCACGGCAAGCCCGTCCCCGTCTCCAGCGCCCACGGCAACACCGAGCCCGGCGCCCGAGCTCGCCACGCAAGGTAATGCAAAGCCGGCGGCTGCGGTCCCGGCGTCCGAACCGGTGTCCCCCGGTTCAGTGACCATCGACTTCCGGAAGGCCGACGTACGGACGGTGATCGGCCTCATCGCGAACGTCGGAGGCTACGACGTGATCTTCACGCCGGAGGTGAAGGGCCTCATCACCATCCAAATCATCGACGGTCCGTGGGAGGAAGCCCTCGACGAGGTGCTGGAGAAGAAGTACCTCCGGGCAACGCGGCATGCGGACTTGATCCTCGTGTCGCCGGGCCGCTGGGACTAG
- a CDS encoding MotA/TolQ/ExbB proton channel family protein, which translates to MFGEARVRASEGEQAWSVLLTLGRLFPAFGLLGTLIGLAMVLRSLAGETGLSTVAPTLGVTVLTTLYGAVLAVGITGADDGGEVWAHIVRHAYGPHAGAQLR; encoded by the coding sequence CTGTTTGGCGAAGCCCGGGTTCGCGCCAGTGAGGGCGAGCAGGCGTGGAGCGTGTTGCTGACTCTCGGTCGACTGTTCCCGGCCTTCGGCCTGCTCGGAACACTGATCGGGCTCGCGATGGTCCTTCGAAGCCTCGCTGGAGAGACGGGCTTGTCGACGGTCGCTCCCACTCTCGGGGTGACCGTTCTCACGACGTTGTACGGCGCGGTGCTCGCTGTAGGAATTACAGGTGCGGATGATGGAGGGGAGGTGTGGGCGCACATTGTCAGACACGCCTACGGTCCGCACGCCGGGGCGCAGTTGCGTTGA